Below is a genomic region from Falco naumanni isolate bFalNau1 chromosome 2, bFalNau1.pat, whole genome shotgun sequence.
TCTAGTTTAAAtaggaggggggaggggaaagaagcaTCAGCCTTATTAATACTGAATGCTAAGTGCAGAAGTTTAGCTGTAGCTGTAGGGTTTTGAAGCAATTGATTTGACAGACCCTCCAAGCATaaactctgttttaaaaatccacatCTATTCCCTAGATTGCTTATTgtttcatgaaaatgaaaacctaCGTGTCCTGCTTGTATCAGCTAGATCTCCTGAGACTGTTCAATTAAACCTCATAAGCTTGCAATACTTCAAGATCGGATTGTGCATTGGGAATACGCATGAACCTTattgcagtatttctgtgtgATAATAGGAATTTATAACTTTTCATATCTTGTACAACTTaactttagaaataaaaatatcttaaatgACACCACAAGAAGCTCACAGTTCTGAGAAAATTAAAGTCAGTATGAAATTTTACTTATAGACGAAAATTTACACAGATTTACATAAATACagagattaaaatattaaatcaaaGCTAATTAACAGAGGATAGAGTTTTACATGATAGCATATTTTAATCCTAGTTACATTTTTGCAACTACTTTTAGTGTCATGAGActgtataaataatatatataccTGTATATCcataatatatataaagatatatatatgtatctccatcttttttttttttttctcttcaaaaataGGGCAATTTTATAACTGCAATGAGATGTGACAAGCAGTACACTTCTGGGGAATTATTGCATGCCTTGAGTGCATAAGGCAGAAGAGAGAGTATCTGACTTCAGACACTAAAGAAGTAGAATCATCAACCAGAAATGCACTGGAGTGATTTGGAACATCTTATTGCTTTTATAAAACTTGAAATTATACgctgtttttttgtgggttgttgttgggttttttttaaaggcacaaaataaagggaaaagtaaTATCTCTCTGTTTAGTGGAGATCAACGATCAGGAAGCTCCATTACTGTTCACTGAACACTCTTCATTCTCCTAAATCTATTCCCTGTGGTGCAATACTGTGCTGCAGTTGCATAAGGAGGTTAAACACAAAAGTTCATGCATCCTTTATCAGGgggaacaaaacaaagccaattTCCTTGCCCAGAAACAACGAAGTAGCCATTAGCATCTGATCCTACTGGCTGGTGGTGAGACTCAGCCATCGGACTCAGCCATCGCTCCCGTCAAACTGCAATGTGCAAAACACCACTCTGTCACAGGTACTCTTGCCACACTAACCTCAGCTGGTAGAGCAGCTCCATAAGCTGGATGATACAGTATTTGCCTAAAACGCTGGAGGCACAGATCCAAACTCAACAGCAATTTCCCATCAGGACAGGCAAGACTGGAAAGGGATAAAACTGGGAAACAGAAACACTGCCGTGAAACCACTGCATTGTGGGGCTATTACACGATTATGGAGTACTTCTGCCAcccttttccccccattttAAATTGGTTAATGGCATTCACTCCCGGCTTAGGGCCCCTGACCTCCTGATGTGCGAGCCTAGGATTTTTCTAGCCTAACAGCCACCCTGGGAGGCAGAATACAACAGAGCGAATAAGCGGATACACAATATTAAAAACTGTGGACTATACTATCTCCTCAGATCACTTTGAATGCCTGTatagaggggaggaaaaaaaaaagcagcagcagaagaaatccATCGGgatcactttttctttgctgtatttcttagATGTTAATACGCACAGTAGAGGGCTGCCTCGGCTATGATACCACACAAGATGTTTCAAAGTTTGGATATGGCACTCTGTTAAGGCACCTTCAAGTAATGGTCATTGATTTGATCACTTTTCTGTACCCGACGCTGCTTcctccagcacacacagcaccagGCAGCCACTCACACCTGCCATCCTCAGACAAAAAAACTCACGGTCCTTGCTAGGGAGACACTACACCAGCCACTTTTGAAATAAGTATTTGCCAGGGTTTAGGAGTGGACATTTTGCACAACTGCGTGGTTTGTTCCCCaagaggggaaaggggagaaaattgAGTGTCCCTAACTGTCTTCTAGATTAGGAGGgttaaaaatatgtatcagCCTAAAAAAGTATAAGCCAGCTCTGTACTGCTGCAGGATTCCTTGCTGGGAGGCGAAGCTGTAAATGCAGGCATTCAGTGCGGGGTGCCTGGTGCAGAACTGGATTGTTTCAGGACCAACAGGAGGTACAAGGACAACCTCCCCTGGGAGAGGATGGGCAAGTTACTGCACATCACCTCACCCTGCCACAAAACGGTACTGGGTTTGGGTCTCAGGCTTCACggcatggggatggggggtggggcaTTTGAAGAGATGAAGGGAgctgaggggagaggaaagCTCGGGCATTGCTCTGTGCAGACAGCTGGCTGCATCCCCCCAGTGGGAggctcagtgctgcagctggggggcaTGGGGCCATGGGGCCAGGAGGGCACCTGCAGTTAAGCCCGAACGAGGGTGGCCATTTCTACACAAAACAATATCCAGTTCCTGGGAAGGAGCGAGACGGGTGGGACAGGGGCATCGGTTCTAGCACAAAAGGAGAGATCAGGGTGGACTGTCGCCCTGCTCCAAGGGGACAGGGGGTCCTAAGGCACCCGCCAGACCTGCCTCTCCCCCCACGCCACTCACTCAAGCCCCAACCCACGCCATGCAATGGTGAcacaaggagcagcaggaatCCCGAGAGAGTGGGTTGTCCTGGTCCCTGGAGTAATGATGTCCAGGGAAAAGGGACTCCCCACCCCTGACCCTCTCCTTCAGGTGGATGACTTGATATTTGGAGCTGCGAGCAGCTCCTTCTCCAGTAAAAAGACGCATCCTTTCCTCACACAGTCAATGAGAAACGCAATGTGATCTGTCATGCGCTTGGATCATGGGCTTGTTCGTTCGTTTGAATtagcaatgttttcttcttcttcaggACTAGATTAATCACTCGGGTATTTACAAACACCAACCAGTGCCTTCGTGAGGTCTCCCCCAAACCATCAAGACAAAATCACCGTCTGCAGGAGCCCCGCACCAGCTGTGTCCAAACAAGCCCGTGCTGGCTGACAGCTcggggctgcagggggagagGGGCGCTGGATCTCCAAGTCCTGGGGGGGTCTTCCCAGCCGGCTGTCTCTTCCTTGGGGTGCCTCTCCCTGCACCCCCGTCCcagggtgctggctgctgctatTGCTGCTGCGGGTGCAGTGGTCCCGTTCATACTCCTCCTGAGCCTTTTGCATTTTCCgcttcttcatcttcctcttgTGGATGTGGAAGGTGGTGAGGGAGAGGAGAATCAGGCAGAAGATGAGGGTGACCAGGACAATTAAAACCAGCGTGGATGAGAAGGACTGGAAGAGTTGACCCACTTGCGTGATGCAGGTGCTGCTGGCGTTTAAAGTGGCGGATGTCCTGTTCAGGAGACAAGGTGGCAGGGACAGCCTCAACTCCTTGGAGAGCTTGGCACTCATTGAGGAGGCTTCGGAAGATGAGGATCTTCCTCCCCTCTCCGAAGACGCCTAAATTTCAGTCGGCGCCGGGCTGCTGGCGGGCGCTCGCTGGAAATGCCCGGGATGCTGCCGGCTCAGCCCCACGCTCGCTCTAAAGTGACAGAGCAGTCTGCAAAGGGAGCCGGACACATCAGCGCTCCGAGGCACCCACCCTGcgctgcgccccccgccccaaaaCACGGCGCCGCCGGCTGCGGCAGCCGCCTCCCTGCGCCCCGCCACGGCAGCGCCCCGAGCGGCCCCGGCTCCCCGCCGGGGGGCGGCTGAGCGGCGGCGGGACCGGGACGGCGGCGGGGCGCCGCCACACCGGCTTCGCGCGTTGCTCGGCATcccgggcagcgccgcccggCCGCTCAGCCCAACTAGTTGCCGCGGGAAGGGAGGGACGGAgggagcggcggcgcggctgCCAGAGCCTCGCACCGCGGCGGGAGTAGGCTGCCGAAGCCGGGCGGGGACGCGCCCCGCCGTGCCGGTGCCCGCCCCGGAGCCCTTACCTGCGCCGGCGGAGGCAGCGAGGGAGCGCCCAGGCGCCGCGGGCGCTGGGGGCTGCGGCAGCGCGGAGTGAGCGCGCAgagcggagccgccgccgcttCGGGGAGCGCCGCCCGCAGCCTATAGCCGCCCCGGCCGGTGACGTcaggcgg
It encodes:
- the C2H11orf87 gene encoding uncharacterized protein C11orf87 homolog, translated to MSAKLSKELRLSLPPCLLNRTSATLNASSTCITQVGQLFQSFSSTLVLIVLVTLIFCLILLSLTTFHIHKRKMKKRKMQKAQEEYERDHCTRSSNSSSQHPGTGVQGEAPQGRDSRLGRPPQDLEIQRPSPPAAPSCQPARACLDTAGAGLLQTVILS